One Euzebyales bacterium genomic window carries:
- a CDS encoding MogA/MoaB family molybdenum cofactor biosynthesis protein, whose protein sequence is MAEKPRRATVLTVSTRAAAGVYDDEAGPLLAEQLRSAGFTVNPVVVVPDGRDVVADALRTALPDADVIVTTGGTGLHPRDRTPEATSDVIERTVDGIAEAMRAAALRITPMGMLSRAIAGVAQDTLIINLPGSPKGATENLSVVLRVLGHAVDQLRGGDHPR, encoded by the coding sequence ATGGCTGAGAAACCGCGACGGGCGACGGTGCTCACCGTCTCGACGCGCGCCGCCGCCGGTGTCTACGACGACGAGGCAGGTCCGCTGCTCGCCGAGCAGCTGCGCTCGGCGGGGTTCACCGTCAATCCCGTCGTCGTCGTGCCGGACGGCCGCGACGTCGTCGCCGACGCGCTGCGGACCGCACTGCCGGACGCCGACGTGATCGTGACGACCGGCGGCACGGGCCTGCACCCGCGGGACCGCACGCCCGAGGCGACCAGCGACGTCATCGAGCGCACCGTCGACGGCATCGCGGAGGCGATGCGTGCGGCCGCGCTGCGCATCACGCCGATGGGCATGTTGTCCCGCGCCATCGCGGGCGTCGCGCAGGACACGTTGATCATCAACCTGCCTGGATCGCCCAAGGGGGCGACCGAGAACCTGTCGGTCGTCCTGCGTGTGCTCGGTCACGCCGTCGATCAGCTGCGCGGCGGCGATCACCCCCGCTGA
- a CDS encoding methyltransferase domain-containing protein, with the protein MRNMMTGDGWQLQGNAADAYERYLVPAIFDAMARRLVAIADVRPGDRVLDVACGTGVVARAAGGRVGPTGSITGVDINPDMLAAASAAAADVTSDIDWRLADAGALPFDDDTFDVVLCEEAVQFFPDPVAVLREIRRVATRDGTIAFSVLRPLAHNPVYAVFSRLLGQYAGDAAARMMASPFAFGDAGALRAAADEAGLTDVVVRIAVGEERFPSVAEFVRREAASSPLAGPLAALDDVRLGALVAACEDALAAHVDDTGLVFHNETHVVTARPGRRPT; encoded by the coding sequence ATGCGGAACATGATGACGGGCGACGGCTGGCAACTGCAGGGCAACGCGGCGGACGCCTACGAGCGGTATCTGGTTCCGGCGATCTTCGACGCCATGGCACGTCGGCTCGTCGCCATCGCCGACGTGCGCCCGGGCGACCGCGTGCTCGACGTTGCCTGCGGCACCGGGGTCGTCGCTCGTGCCGCAGGCGGACGGGTGGGCCCGACCGGGTCGATAACGGGCGTTGACATCAACCCCGACATGCTCGCCGCCGCATCGGCCGCGGCGGCCGACGTGACGTCCGACATCGACTGGCGCCTCGCCGACGCCGGTGCGCTGCCGTTCGACGACGACACGTTCGACGTCGTGCTGTGCGAGGAGGCCGTGCAGTTCTTCCCCGACCCGGTCGCGGTGCTCCGTGAGATCCGCCGCGTCGCGACACGGGACGGGACGATCGCGTTCAGCGTTCTGCGCCCGTTGGCCCACAACCCGGTGTACGCCGTGTTCTCGCGGCTGCTCGGCCAGTACGCAGGTGACGCGGCGGCGCGGATGATGGCCTCGCCCTTCGCGTTCGGGGACGCGGGAGCGCTGCGGGCGGCGGCGGACGAGGCCGGCCTGACCGATGTCGTCGTGCGCATCGCAGTCGGCGAGGAGCGGTTCCCCTCGGTCGCGGAGTTCGTACGTCGCGAGGCAGCGAGCTCACCGTTGGCCGGACCACTCGCCGCGCTCGACGATGTACGCCTCGGCGCACTCGTCGCGGCGTGCGAGGACGCGTTGGCAGCGCACGTGGACGACACGGGCCTCGTGTTCCACAACGAGACCCATGTCGTCACGGCGCGTCCGGGGCGACGACCGACGTGA